The following proteins are co-located in the Aphis gossypii isolate Hap1 unplaced genomic scaffold, ASM2018417v2 Contig00062, whole genome shotgun sequence genome:
- the LOC114124816 gene encoding uncharacterized protein LOC114124816, whose product MSKNITLKFLPNEDEILVVEVEKERAIYDSSLEKHKDYGYLNKCWNNISVVVGKSSEDCKYRWRNIRDTHMRHKKKLGTGSPAILSKKKWPLAGHLSFLDNVEYERVTVSNVCNDQDSTIVESNQDNTGDPLNESTEETAEEVI is encoded by the exons atgtcaaaaaatataacgttaAAATTTTTGCCCAACGAGGACGAAATTTTAGTTGTTGAAGTAGAGAAAGAACGTGCTATTTATGATAGTTCTCTCGAAAAACACAAAGACTatggatatttaaataaatgttggaACAATATTTCGGTTGTAGTTGGTAAatcat ctgAGGATTGCAAATATCGATGGCGGAATATACGTGATACCCACATGaggcacaaaaaaaaacttggtaCTGGATCTCCGGCCATATTgtccaaaaaaaaatggccTTTAGCTGGTCATTTGTCATTTTTGGATAATGTTGAGTATGAAAGAGt cacGGTATCAAATGTGTGCAATGATCAAGACTCGACAATAGTTGAAAGTAACCAAGATAATACCGGAGATCCATTGAATGAATCAACTGAAGAAACAGCTGAAGAGGTCATATAA